From Microlunatus capsulatus, a single genomic window includes:
- a CDS encoding GAF domain-containing protein, whose translation MQVDEEGRRLEALRALDALDVEEPDARFSSMVLIAQHWFDLPMVSITLVDADRQWRVASYGPLARQTGLEGAICPVAMHAEDVFVVDDTARDPRFAPAADAVGPVIRFYAGAPLHAPTGEAVGSFCVMGPRPRSFSRADRDVLEDLGRWVEQELGRGVRPQTRTSP comes from the coding sequence GTGCAGGTGGACGAAGAGGGCCGTCGTCTCGAGGCCCTGAGGGCCCTCGACGCCCTCGACGTCGAGGAGCCGGACGCACGCTTCTCGTCGATGGTGCTCATCGCCCAGCACTGGTTCGACCTGCCGATGGTCAGCATCACCCTGGTGGACGCCGACCGGCAGTGGCGGGTGGCCTCCTACGGGCCCCTGGCCCGCCAGACCGGCCTGGAGGGCGCGATCTGCCCGGTCGCCATGCACGCCGAGGACGTGTTCGTCGTGGACGACACCGCCCGGGACCCCCGGTTCGCGCCGGCCGCGGACGCCGTCGGCCCCGTCATCCGGTTCTACGCGGGCGCGCCGCTGCACGCGCCGACCGGTGAGGCCGTGGGGTCGTTCTGCGTCATGGGCCCGCGCCCCCGCAGCTTCAGCCGAGCCGACCGGGACGTGCTCGAGGACCTCGGGCGCTGGGTCGAGCAGGAGCTGGGGCGCGGCGTCCGGCCGCAGACCCGGACGTCGCCCTAG
- a CDS encoding zinc-binding dehydrogenase yields MRATLMYSSGDVRVEDVPDPTITAPTDALVRVTHACVCGSDLHPYHDLEETPGGRRMGHEAIGVVEEVGEQVTTLSVGDTVIVPFAWSDGTCAFCRDGITTSCVHGGFFDGAASATQAELLLVPYADGTAVVIPAGTDESLMPSLLTLSDVYLTGYHAARQGQVGPGTTVTVIGDGAVGLSAVLASKQLGAETIILMGRHTARTDLGREFGATHVVAERGEEGVAKVLEITGGEGSHVVLEAVGHMPAYEQAYGIVRPGGVISRVGVPQYEDAAVGFASLFGKNATLTGGPATVRAYLEAAIPQVLDGTIDPGRVFDRELPLEDIAEAYRLMDSREALKVLIRP; encoded by the coding sequence GTGAGAGCCACCCTGATGTACTCCTCCGGCGACGTCCGCGTCGAGGACGTCCCCGACCCCACCATCACCGCCCCGACCGACGCCCTGGTCCGGGTCACCCACGCCTGCGTGTGCGGCTCCGACCTGCACCCCTACCACGACCTCGAGGAGACCCCCGGCGGACGGCGGATGGGCCACGAGGCCATCGGCGTCGTCGAGGAGGTCGGCGAGCAGGTCACCACGCTGTCCGTGGGTGACACCGTCATCGTCCCCTTCGCCTGGTCCGACGGCACCTGCGCCTTCTGCCGCGACGGCATCACCACCTCCTGCGTCCACGGCGGCTTCTTCGACGGCGCCGCCTCGGCCACCCAGGCCGAGCTCCTGCTCGTCCCCTACGCCGACGGCACCGCCGTCGTCATCCCGGCCGGGACCGACGAGTCGCTGATGCCCTCGCTGCTGACCCTGTCCGACGTCTACCTGACCGGCTACCACGCCGCCCGCCAGGGCCAGGTCGGCCCCGGGACGACCGTGACCGTGATCGGCGACGGCGCCGTCGGCCTCTCCGCCGTGCTCGCCTCCAAGCAGCTGGGCGCGGAGACGATCATCCTGATGGGCCGGCACACCGCCCGCACCGACCTCGGCCGGGAGTTCGGCGCCACCCACGTCGTCGCCGAGCGCGGTGAGGAGGGCGTCGCGAAGGTCCTGGAGATCACCGGCGGCGAGGGCTCGCACGTGGTCCTGGAGGCCGTCGGCCACATGCCCGCCTACGAGCAGGCCTACGGCATCGTCCGGCCCGGCGGCGTCATCTCCCGCGTCGGCGTCCCGCAGTACGAGGACGCCGCCGTCGGCTTCGCCTCCCTGTTCGGCAAGAACGCCACCCTCACCGGCGGCCCGGCCACCGTCCGCGCCTACCTGGAGGCCGCGATCCCGCAGGTCCTCGACGGCACCATCGACCCCGGCCGGGTCTTCGACCGCGAGCTGCCCCTCGAGGACATCGCGGAGGCCTACCGGCTGATGGACTCCCGCGAGGCCCTCAAGGTGCTGATCCGGCCGTGA
- a CDS encoding ferritin-like domain-containing protein, with protein MNHENVPPTPVDQLDPAAQVFGGRPVMTFGDEGQRRRFLRAAAVVGFGSTLVALSQRDKLALADASANDLEILNYALTLEYLEADFYAQGIEGGALKGRDLDLVTPIGDHEKEHVAVLTDTVKSLGGKPAAKPKFTYPDGTFDDKKTFLTTASTFEELGVTAYHGQVARIEDGDILAAAASIAGVESRHAAVVADLLGGNPFPASFEKNKSMKAVLKAAGPFIKS; from the coding sequence ATGAACCACGAGAACGTTCCCCCGACCCCGGTCGACCAGCTCGACCCGGCCGCCCAGGTCTTCGGCGGCCGCCCGGTGATGACCTTCGGCGACGAGGGCCAGCGCCGCCGGTTCCTCCGCGCCGCCGCCGTCGTCGGCTTCGGCTCGACCCTGGTGGCCCTGTCCCAGCGCGACAAGCTGGCGCTGGCCGACGCCTCCGCCAACGACCTGGAGATCCTCAACTACGCGCTGACGCTGGAGTACCTGGAGGCGGACTTCTACGCCCAGGGCATCGAGGGCGGGGCCCTGAAGGGTCGCGACCTGGATCTGGTCACCCCGATCGGGGACCACGAGAAGGAGCACGTCGCGGTGCTGACCGACACGGTCAAGTCCCTCGGCGGCAAGCCGGCCGCGAAGCCGAAGTTCACCTACCCCGACGGCACCTTCGACGACAAGAAGACCTTCCTCACGACGGCGTCGACGTTCGAGGAGCTGGGCGTCACGGCCTACCACGGCCAGGTCGCCCGGATCGAGGACGGCGACATCCTCGCCGCGGCCGCGTCGATCGCCGGGGTCGAGTCCCGGCACGCCGCGGTGGTGGCCGACCTGCTGGGCGGCAACCCCTTCCCGGCGTCGTTCGAGAAGAACAAGTCCATGAAGGCCGTGCTCAAGGCCGCCGGCCCGTTCATCAAGTCCTGA
- a CDS encoding sortase, which produces MSFPRRRLTPPLRRRVSTYLLALLVPVCAVAPWVVSWQAPVADPSADPSAVISQAVAAQGPRKRVRAAPSAAVVAALGKELADPAGQGYDKPVSAKQAASVSTKPGKYRKVGRITIPRIGLDVAYGEGVYESVLERGPGHWPGTALPGDAGTAVLSGHRNTHTAPFKYLNLLRAGDKITVSVGKGKATTFKVLDTTIVPEAEYPAFVLKPAKDPASHNLTLFACHPEGHPVFRIVVRASTTGPVKKSDSKGGR; this is translated from the coding sequence GTGAGCTTCCCCCGACGACGGTTGACGCCGCCCCTGCGACGTCGTGTCTCGACCTACCTGCTGGCCCTGCTGGTCCCCGTCTGCGCCGTGGCGCCGTGGGTGGTCTCGTGGCAGGCCCCCGTGGCCGACCCGTCCGCCGACCCCTCGGCCGTCATCTCGCAGGCGGTCGCCGCACAGGGCCCCCGGAAGCGCGTGCGCGCCGCCCCATCCGCGGCGGTGGTGGCGGCGCTGGGCAAGGAGCTCGCGGACCCGGCCGGGCAGGGATACGACAAGCCGGTGTCGGCCAAGCAGGCCGCGTCGGTGTCCACCAAGCCGGGGAAGTACCGGAAGGTCGGGCGGATCACGATCCCGCGGATCGGGCTGGACGTCGCCTACGGCGAGGGTGTGTACGAGTCGGTGCTGGAGCGCGGGCCGGGGCACTGGCCGGGGACCGCGCTGCCCGGCGACGCCGGGACGGCCGTGCTGTCGGGGCACCGCAACACCCACACCGCCCCGTTCAAGTACCTGAACCTGCTGCGCGCCGGGGACAAGATCACGGTCTCCGTCGGCAAGGGCAAGGCGACGACGTTCAAGGTGCTGGACACCACGATCGTGCCGGAGGCCGAGTACCCGGCGTTCGTGCTGAAGCCGGCGAAGGACCCGGCCAGCCACAACCTGACCCTCTTCGCCTGCCACCCCGAGGGTCACCCCGTCTTCCGGATCGTGGTGCGCGCGAGCACCACGGGTCCGGTGAAGAAGTCCGACAGCAAGGGCGGGAGGTAG
- a CDS encoding fused MFS/spermidine synthase, producing MTQSPARPAPAVALGPLAAAGLVFFASAGVLVVEIVALRLLAPHFGLTLETSTMVIAVALAAIASGSWTGGRLADRVPPLGLVGPLMAVSGAVVALTPALVRTTAATGSDFLLTAVATLVIFVPGTLLAAVTPLITKLSLHSLELTGTVVGRLSGISTAGSIVGTVLTGFVLITRVPVSGIMIGLGVALVVVAVVLMGFRRRRLVVLPVAALVLGGLGVATVPSGCDLETAYHCAAVCADPERPSGRTLVLDGASHSYVDLDDPTHLEFDYVRGVVATIDSAFPAGAPLRAHHLGGGGLTVPHHLAATRPGTRSTVSEIDPGVLRLDREQLGLGPDDGIELTVEDARLGLGRMGDASVDVVVGDAFGGVSVPWHLTTRETVGEIHRVLDDDGVYVLNVIDSGSMAFARAEAATLAGVFDHVAVASEPAVVDRTNGESGANVVLAASDRPLDAADVEARLRALGTDWSVVADEPAAAWWGDAVSLTDDYAPVDQLLDPYGS from the coding sequence GTGACCCAGAGCCCTGCCCGGCCTGCTCCCGCGGTGGCCCTGGGGCCCCTCGCGGCCGCCGGCCTCGTCTTCTTCGCCTCCGCCGGGGTGCTCGTCGTCGAGATCGTCGCCCTGCGGCTGCTCGCGCCGCACTTCGGGCTCACGCTGGAGACCAGCACGATGGTGATCGCCGTCGCCCTGGCGGCCATCGCGTCCGGCTCGTGGACCGGCGGGCGGCTGGCCGACCGGGTGCCGCCGCTGGGCCTCGTCGGACCCCTGATGGCGGTCTCGGGAGCGGTGGTCGCGCTGACGCCGGCGCTGGTCCGGACGACGGCGGCCACCGGGTCGGACTTCCTGCTCACGGCCGTCGCCACGCTGGTGATCTTCGTCCCCGGCACGTTGCTGGCCGCGGTGACGCCCTTGATCACGAAGCTCTCCCTGCACAGCCTCGAGCTCACCGGCACCGTCGTCGGCCGGCTGTCGGGGATCTCGACGGCGGGCTCCATCGTCGGCACGGTGCTCACCGGGTTCGTGCTGATCACCCGGGTCCCGGTGAGCGGCATCATGATCGGGCTCGGGGTGGCGCTGGTCGTGGTCGCCGTCGTCCTCATGGGGTTCCGCCGCCGGCGGCTGGTGGTGCTGCCCGTCGCGGCCCTCGTCCTCGGCGGCCTCGGCGTCGCGACCGTGCCGAGCGGCTGCGACCTGGAGACCGCCTACCACTGCGCCGCGGTCTGCGCCGACCCCGAGCGGCCCAGCGGGCGGACGCTGGTGCTGGACGGCGCCTCGCACTCCTACGTCGACCTCGACGACCCGACCCACCTCGAGTTCGACTACGTGCGCGGGGTGGTCGCGACCATCGACAGCGCCTTCCCGGCGGGGGCCCCGCTGCGGGCGCACCACCTGGGCGGCGGCGGGCTGACGGTGCCGCACCACCTGGCGGCCACCCGTCCGGGCACCCGCAGCACGGTCAGCGAGATCGACCCGGGCGTGCTCCGGCTCGACCGCGAGCAGCTGGGTCTGGGCCCCGACGACGGCATCGAGCTCACCGTCGAGGACGCCCGGCTGGGCCTGGGGCGGATGGGTGACGCGAGCGTCGACGTCGTCGTCGGCGACGCGTTCGGCGGGGTGAGCGTCCCCTGGCACCTGACGACCCGGGAGACGGTGGGGGAGATCCACCGCGTGCTCGACGACGACGGGGTGTACGTGCTCAACGTCATCGACTCGGGCTCGATGGCCTTCGCCCGGGCCGAGGCGGCGACCCTGGCCGGCGTCTTCGACCACGTGGCCGTGGCCTCGGAGCCCGCGGTCGTCGACCGGACGAACGGCGAGAGCGGGGCGAACGTCGTGCTCGCCGCCTCCGACCGCCCGTTGGACGCCGCCGACGTCGAGGCGCGGCTCCGGGCGCTGGGGACGGACTGGTCGGTGGTCGCGGACGAGCCCGCGGCGGCCTGGTGGGGTGACGCGGTCAGCCTCACCGACGACTACGCCCCGGTCGACCAGCTGCTGGACCCCTACGGCAGCTGA
- a CDS encoding RNA polymerase-binding protein RbpA, protein MRSRTMNATGLGSKSHENDRDVTLSPRLELDFDCPAQHHFTVTFSTEAALPLDWDCPRCWAPALRSDGERAVEEPAKVVRSHWDMLRERRSVAELEELLTERLSLLRSGAIGPGVPERFAPTKKKVA, encoded by the coding sequence ATGCGCAGCCGCACCATGAACGCCACCGGCCTGGGGTCGAAGAGCCACGAGAACGACCGGGACGTCACCCTGTCCCCACGCCTGGAGCTCGACTTCGACTGCCCGGCGCAGCACCACTTCACGGTCACCTTCTCGACCGAGGCCGCGCTGCCCCTGGACTGGGACTGCCCCCGGTGCTGGGCGCCGGCCCTCCGCTCCGACGGGGAGCGAGCCGTCGAGGAGCCCGCCAAGGTGGTCCGGTCCCACTGGGACATGCTGCGGGAGCGGCGCTCCGTGGCCGAGCTCGAGGAGCTCCTGACCGAGCGGCTCAGCCTCCTCCGGAGCGGCGCCATCGGGCCGGGCGTGCCCGAGCGGTTCGCCCCCACGAAGAAGAAGGTCGCGTAG
- a CDS encoding zinc-binding dehydrogenase, translating into MTTAPRSSAPSGSTSPRTRTEVVLPGLVAPDGLVVRSVPLAAPAAGRVVVEVGATGVSFAEQQMRRGKYYDQPAFPFVPGYDLVGTVVATGPGVADDLRGRRVAAVTGTGGWASHVEVDAADALPVPDGLDPAAVETVLVNGVTAWQMLHDVARVPASGTVLVLGANGGVGSTLVQLARHAGLRVLGTAAPRHHALLRRLGAEPLDAADPALHEQVDTLAPDGVDAVFDHVGGAGIRRSWRHVGRRGVLVSYGTAATKDASGPAQLPVLLLFARLAVWNAVPDGRRATFYNFWAGRRRAERFRARQHTAFAAVAALLASGDLVPQIAARFPLEEAARALALAESRTVAGKVVLTPTSTAR; encoded by the coding sequence ATGACCACCGCACCCCGCTCGTCCGCCCCGTCCGGGTCGACGTCCCCCCGCACGCGCACGGAGGTCGTGCTGCCCGGCCTGGTCGCGCCCGACGGGCTCGTCGTCCGGTCCGTCCCGCTCGCGGCGCCGGCCGCCGGCCGGGTGGTCGTCGAGGTCGGGGCCACCGGCGTCTCCTTCGCCGAGCAGCAGATGCGGCGCGGGAAGTACTACGACCAGCCGGCCTTCCCCTTCGTCCCGGGCTACGACCTCGTCGGCACCGTGGTCGCCACCGGACCAGGGGTGGCGGACGACCTCCGGGGCCGTCGGGTGGCCGCGGTGACCGGGACCGGCGGTTGGGCCAGCCACGTCGAGGTCGACGCCGCGGACGCCCTGCCCGTCCCCGACGGCCTGGACCCGGCCGCCGTCGAGACGGTGCTCGTCAACGGGGTCACGGCGTGGCAGATGCTGCACGACGTCGCGCGGGTGCCGGCCAGCGGCACCGTCCTCGTGCTGGGCGCCAACGGCGGGGTCGGCTCGACGCTCGTCCAGCTGGCCCGGCACGCCGGCCTCCGGGTGCTGGGCACGGCCGCCCCCCGCCACCACGCGCTGCTCCGCCGGCTCGGCGCCGAGCCGCTCGACGCCGCCGACCCGGCCCTGCACGAGCAGGTCGACACCCTCGCCCCCGACGGCGTCGACGCCGTCTTCGACCACGTCGGGGGCGCGGGGATCCGCAGGTCCTGGCGCCACGTCGGCCGCCGAGGCGTCCTCGTGTCCTACGGGACGGCGGCGACGAAGGACGCCTCCGGCCCGGCGCAGCTGCCCGTGCTCCTGCTGTTCGCCCGCCTCGCGGTCTGGAACGCGGTGCCCGACGGCCGGCGCGCGACCTTCTACAACTTCTGGGCGGGCCGCCGCCGCGCGGAGCGGTTCCGGGCCCGCCAGCACACGGCCTTCGCGGCCGTCGCCGCGCTGCTCGCGTCCGGCGACCTCGTGCCGCAGATCGCCGCACGGTTCCCGCTGGAGGAAGCGGCCCGGGCGCTCGCGCTGGCCGAGAGCCGCACCGTCGCCGGCAAGGTCGTGCTCACCCCGACCTCGACCGCCCGCTGA
- a CDS encoding DUF4253 domain-containing protein, which translates to MSTHPGPTLVELLDAAPPDPPARWPDVPPAPAGAQAPFRARRTPGTGHLVWSRPLDPGEHPGELWVDHRARFGRTGLWPVLVDEAFWEAVELEPYEAPLTVHDTRALLRRLAAADLEDAAGDAGATGELVGRGPVPEVVADVRTPAQVVASSEQPTTLVLVPARAGWVVPELLGWDGAVNHEVHGAEHTAVLGRWAGLFGVELFGLTRDVAQLLVTRPPADAPSRLRAAAELYAYCPDVVDQGVETLEALTQMTGSREWWLWWD; encoded by the coding sequence GTGAGCACCCACCCCGGGCCGACGCTGGTCGAGCTGCTCGACGCCGCTCCCCCCGACCCGCCCGCCCGGTGGCCCGACGTCCCCCCGGCCCCCGCGGGTGCCCAGGCCCCGTTCCGGGCGCGACGGACCCCGGGGACCGGGCACCTCGTCTGGTCGCGGCCCCTCGACCCGGGCGAGCACCCCGGCGAGCTCTGGGTCGACCACCGGGCCCGGTTCGGCCGGACCGGCCTGTGGCCGGTGCTGGTCGACGAGGCGTTCTGGGAGGCGGTCGAGCTGGAGCCCTACGAGGCGCCGCTCACCGTCCACGACACCCGTGCCCTGCTGCGCCGGCTCGCGGCCGCCGACCTCGAGGATGCGGCCGGGGACGCCGGCGCGACCGGTGAGCTGGTGGGGCGCGGCCCGGTGCCCGAGGTCGTCGCCGACGTCCGCACCCCGGCCCAGGTGGTCGCCAGCTCGGAGCAGCCGACGACCCTGGTCCTGGTGCCCGCCCGGGCGGGCTGGGTGGTCCCGGAGCTGCTCGGCTGGGACGGCGCCGTCAACCACGAGGTGCACGGCGCGGAGCACACCGCGGTCCTCGGCCGCTGGGCCGGGCTGTTCGGCGTCGAGCTGTTCGGGCTCACCCGCGACGTGGCCCAGCTGCTGGTCACCCGTCCGCCGGCCGACGCGCCGAGCCGGCTGCGGGCCGCCGCCGAGCTGTACGCCTACTGCCCCGACGTCGTCGACCAGGGCGTGGAGACCCTCGAGGCGTTGACGCAGATGACCGGGAGCCGGGAGTGGTGGTTGTGGTGGGACTGA
- a CDS encoding (R)-mandelonitrile lyase, whose translation MKILTPQPSTQGPAAWFTGVVHFDVIAPGDQARGKVNAVHFTPGARTAWHRHLNGQTLHVTQGIGLTQSRGGEIMVIRPGDTVWCPPGEWHWHGAAPDHHMTHLAIWDGIAEGQEGVETEWADHVTDEEYQQR comes from the coding sequence ATGAAGATCCTCACCCCCCAGCCGTCGACCCAGGGCCCGGCAGCGTGGTTCACCGGCGTCGTGCACTTCGACGTCATCGCGCCCGGGGACCAGGCGCGCGGCAAGGTCAACGCCGTGCACTTCACCCCCGGCGCCCGGACCGCCTGGCACCGCCACCTCAACGGCCAGACCCTGCACGTCACCCAGGGGATCGGGCTGACGCAGTCCCGCGGTGGCGAGATCATGGTGATCCGCCCCGGCGACACGGTCTGGTGCCCGCCCGGTGAGTGGCACTGGCACGGCGCCGCCCCCGACCACCACATGACCCACCTGGCGATCTGGGACGGGATCGCCGAGGGTCAGGAGGGCGTCGAGACCGAGTGGGCCGACCACGTCACCGACGAGGAGTACCAGCAGCGCTGA
- a CDS encoding carboxymuconolactone decarboxylase family protein has translation MTEPAPQRRQVGGGRRAIGDLAPKLAELTDDVLFDDVWNRPGLAARDRSLVTVAALVAGGDAAQLTFHLDHARKNGVTETELVEAITHLAFYVGWPKAMTAVGVARQVFGG, from the coding sequence ATGACCGAACCCGCCCCGCAGCGCCGCCAGGTCGGCGGCGGCCGCCGCGCGATCGGCGACCTCGCGCCCAAGCTGGCCGAGCTCACCGACGACGTCCTCTTCGACGACGTCTGGAACCGGCCCGGGCTGGCCGCCCGCGACCGCAGCCTCGTCACGGTCGCCGCGCTGGTGGCCGGCGGCGACGCCGCCCAGCTGACGTTCCACCTCGACCACGCCCGCAAGAACGGCGTGACCGAGACCGAGCTCGTCGAGGCCATCACCCACCTCGCCTTCTACGTCGGCTGGCCCAAGGCCATGACCGCGGTCGGCGTCGCCCGGCAGGTCTTCGGCGGCTGA
- a CDS encoding AAA family ATPase → MTLYLVVGLPGAGKTTRARELEVAVGALRLTPDDWLRAVFADDDPEGWRAAERVAHRDRIEGKLVEVGLRAAERGLDVVLDFGLWGRDERSALRWIAAARGIHPEVVYLPVEPAEQRRRVAARYDAGPGEFLMTDAELVQWQEQFEVPDAVELAGGAVPPVPPPHATWSDWASARWPSLPPQVG, encoded by the coding sequence GTGACCCTCTACCTGGTCGTCGGGCTGCCCGGAGCCGGCAAGACCACCCGCGCCCGGGAGCTGGAGGTCGCCGTCGGCGCCCTGCGGCTGACGCCGGACGACTGGCTCAGGGCGGTCTTCGCCGACGACGACCCCGAGGGTTGGCGCGCGGCCGAGCGGGTCGCGCACCGCGACCGGATCGAGGGGAAGCTCGTCGAGGTCGGGCTGCGCGCGGCCGAGCGGGGGCTCGACGTCGTCCTGGACTTCGGCCTGTGGGGCCGCGACGAGCGGTCGGCGCTGCGCTGGATCGCGGCGGCGCGCGGGATCCACCCCGAGGTGGTCTACCTCCCGGTGGAGCCGGCGGAGCAGCGCCGGCGGGTCGCGGCGCGCTACGACGCCGGGCCGGGCGAGTTCCTGATGACCGACGCCGAGCTGGTGCAGTGGCAGGAGCAGTTCGAGGTGCCCGACGCGGTCGAGCTGGCCGGCGGCGCGGTCCCGCCGGTGCCTCCACCGCACGCGACGTGGTCGGACTGGGCGTCCGCGCGCTGGCCCTCCCTGCCGCCGCAGGTGGGCTGA
- a CDS encoding glycoside hydrolase family 125 protein produces the protein MSSNEPGAAPQPPTPPATSTDAVPEPRPLADAVRDLTAVLPAEVVEIFRHAMATNLREVAQVREDGTVFVLTGDIPAMWLRDSAAQLRPYVLLCAEDPALQDLLLGVLRRQLLFLLTDPYANSFTDVRTSRHADDLTDAGPVTWERKFELDSLCFPVDLAHQLWRTTGRTDHLDAVARDAFRAVLDTLETEQDHEARSSYRFQRLDGPPTDTLVREGRGRETAPCGLVWSGFRPSDDACELGYNIPGNMFVAVAAGQIAEIADQFLDDPALAERALRLSRTVREAVETYGVATLPDGSRVYAYEVDGRGDQLLMDDANMPSLLSAPLTGYLAADDPRYLATRAFVLSPANPYFYRGARAAGVGSPHTPPGYVWPIALSVQGLTTLDPAESRACLDTLAATTAGTGRMHESFDPDAPEDFTRPWFSWSDAMFCELVLRQRGQAG, from the coding sequence ATGTCGTCGAACGAGCCCGGAGCGGCACCGCAGCCGCCCACCCCGCCCGCGACCAGCACCGACGCCGTGCCCGAGCCGCGGCCGCTCGCGGACGCGGTGCGCGACCTGACGGCCGTGCTGCCCGCGGAGGTCGTCGAGATCTTCCGGCACGCCATGGCGACCAACTTGCGCGAGGTCGCCCAGGTGCGCGAGGACGGCACGGTCTTCGTGCTCACCGGGGACATCCCCGCCATGTGGCTGCGGGACTCGGCCGCCCAGCTCCGTCCGTACGTGCTGCTCTGCGCCGAGGACCCCGCGCTGCAGGACCTGCTGCTCGGGGTGCTGCGCCGCCAGCTGCTGTTCCTGCTGACCGACCCCTACGCCAACTCCTTCACCGACGTCCGCACCAGCCGGCACGCCGACGACCTCACCGACGCCGGCCCGGTCACCTGGGAGCGCAAGTTCGAGCTCGACTCGCTCTGCTTCCCCGTCGACCTGGCCCACCAGCTGTGGCGGACCACCGGACGGACCGACCACCTCGACGCGGTGGCGCGCGACGCGTTCCGCGCCGTCCTGGACACCCTCGAGACGGAGCAGGACCACGAGGCCCGGTCCTCCTACCGCTTCCAGCGCCTCGACGGCCCGCCGACCGACACGCTGGTGCGGGAGGGCCGGGGCCGCGAGACGGCCCCGTGCGGCCTGGTCTGGAGCGGGTTCCGTCCCAGCGACGACGCGTGCGAGCTCGGCTACAACATCCCCGGCAACATGTTCGTCGCCGTGGCCGCCGGCCAGATCGCCGAGATCGCCGACCAGTTCCTCGACGACCCGGCGCTGGCGGAGCGGGCGCTCCGCCTCAGCCGCACCGTCCGGGAGGCGGTCGAGACCTACGGCGTCGCGACCCTGCCCGACGGCAGCCGCGTCTACGCCTACGAGGTGGACGGCCGCGGCGACCAGCTGCTGATGGACGACGCGAACATGCCGAGCCTGCTCTCCGCCCCGCTGACGGGCTACCTGGCGGCGGACGACCCCCGCTACCTCGCCACCCGCGCCTTTGTCCTCTCCCCCGCCAACCCGTACTTCTACCGCGGCGCCCGCGCGGCCGGCGTCGGCAGCCCGCACACCCCGCCCGGCTACGTCTGGCCGATCGCCCTCTCGGTGCAGGGGCTGACCACCCTCGACCCGGCCGAGAGCCGCGCCTGCCTGGACACCCTCGCCGCCACCACCGCGGGCACGGGCCGGATGCACGAGTCCTTCGACCCCGACGCCCCGGAGGACTTCACGCGCCCGTGGTTCTCCTGGTCCGACGCCATGTTCTGCGAGCTCGTGCTGCGCCAGCGGGGACAGGCGGGCTGA
- a CDS encoding TetR/AcrR family transcriptional regulator, translated as MSDLETPARRTRNPRGEGDRLRSEIVAAATVLLQEGSAAAVTLRAVARGAGITAPAIYRHFPDVDAILRAVVDTAFADLERRLRAAQESREDPVGRLRAVSRGYLDFARQQPEHYRLMFGGAWDASAGADDVQRADRASIGMDAFQVLVDVVAGCVEAGASAGDDAFADASALWVGLHGLAGLRQTTPLFPWPRGLEDDLVTTLTRLIPAGERTASSRRP; from the coding sequence GTGAGCGACCTGGAGACACCGGCCCGGCGGACCCGCAACCCCCGCGGGGAGGGCGACCGGCTGCGGAGCGAGATCGTCGCGGCGGCCACCGTCCTGCTGCAGGAGGGGTCCGCGGCCGCCGTCACGCTGCGCGCCGTGGCCCGTGGGGCCGGCATCACCGCACCCGCCATCTACCGGCACTTCCCCGACGTCGACGCCATCCTGCGCGCGGTCGTGGACACGGCCTTCGCCGACCTCGAGCGGCGGCTGCGCGCGGCCCAGGAGAGCAGGGAGGACCCGGTCGGGAGGCTGCGCGCCGTGAGCCGCGGCTACCTCGACTTCGCCCGCCAGCAGCCCGAGCACTACCGGCTGATGTTCGGCGGGGCGTGGGACGCGTCGGCCGGCGCCGACGACGTGCAGCGGGCCGACCGGGCGAGCATCGGGATGGACGCGTTCCAGGTGCTCGTCGACGTGGTCGCGGGCTGCGTCGAGGCGGGCGCCTCGGCCGGCGACGACGCCTTCGCCGACGCGTCCGCGCTGTGGGTCGGCCTGCACGGGCTGGCCGGGCTGCGGCAGACCACCCCGCTGTTCCCCTGGCCGCGCGGCCTCGAGGACGACCTCGTCACGACGCTGACCCGCCTGATCCCGGCGGGGGAGCGGACGGCGTCGAGCCGCCGTCCTTGA